Proteins from a genomic interval of Ndongobacter massiliensis:
- the tkt gene encoding transketolase, protein MFDRTDQLAINALRVLSVDQINRANSGHPGLPLGAAPMAYALWRTMRQNPANPQWANRDRFVLSAGHGSALLYSLLHLSGYDLSIEDLEAFRQLGSRTPGHPEYRDTPGVEATTGPLGQGFANAVGMAMAEAHQAALYNTPSHKIVDHYTYALCGDGCLMEGISGEAASLAGQLKLGKLIVLYDSNDVCLDGPTSMTFSENVGLRFKAYGWQVLHVPDGNDVEAIAQALEAAKQATEQPTLIEVKTVIGFGSPKQGTNQVHGNPIGEEGRKALCEALDWKEAPFVIPQAVYDRFRECIAERGAQAEAAWNEAVAAYEKEDPQRVAAYRDALAGRLPENWASKLPVYKAGDKALATRKSSEAAIQQVAAALPQFWGGSADLSSSNNTLIQGELDFLPGSYEGRNIWYGVREFAMAAIQNGIVLHGGSKTYAATFFVFSDYPRAAVRVAALSKLPVIYVFTHDSVAVGEDGPTHEPIEQLASWRAMPNVDVLRPADGNEVSQAWRLAVESEDHPTLLVLSRQNLPVLEYSAALAEEGVARGGYVVSEADGSVPQEATGLLLATGSEVSLALEVQKLLADQGICTAVVSLPSFFRFDQQEEAYRERVLPRRIQNRMSIEMGATFGWAKYVGSAGIRCGIDRFGASGKGAEVTAKFGFTAKALAARYREAFEK, encoded by the coding sequence ATGTTTGATAGAACGGATCAGTTGGCCATCAATGCACTGCGTGTGTTGAGTGTGGACCAAATCAATCGGGCAAATTCGGGGCATCCCGGGTTGCCCTTGGGGGCGGCGCCGATGGCGTATGCATTGTGGCGCACAATGCGGCAAAATCCGGCGAATCCGCAATGGGCGAACCGCGACCGTTTTGTGCTTTCAGCGGGGCATGGTTCGGCATTGCTGTATAGTTTGCTGCATCTGTCGGGCTATGATCTCTCTATAGAGGATTTAGAGGCATTCCGACAGTTGGGTTCGCGCACGCCGGGCCATCCGGAATACCGCGATACGCCGGGGGTTGAGGCAACGACGGGACCGCTGGGGCAGGGCTTTGCCAATGCGGTTGGCATGGCGATGGCGGAAGCGCACCAAGCGGCGCTCTACAATACGCCGTCGCACAAAATTGTCGATCATTATACGTATGCGCTGTGCGGCGACGGTTGCCTGATGGAAGGCATTTCCGGGGAAGCGGCTTCGCTCGCGGGGCAGCTCAAGTTGGGCAAACTTATCGTGCTCTACGATTCGAACGACGTGTGTCTGGACGGACCGACGTCGATGACCTTTTCCGAGAACGTCGGTCTGCGCTTCAAGGCATACGGCTGGCAAGTGTTGCATGTACCGGACGGCAATGATGTGGAAGCGATCGCGCAGGCGCTGGAGGCGGCAAAACAGGCGACGGAGCAGCCGACGTTAATTGAAGTCAAGACAGTAATCGGGTTCGGTTCGCCGAAACAGGGTACGAATCAGGTGCACGGTAACCCCATCGGGGAAGAGGGACGCAAGGCGTTGTGCGAAGCGCTGGATTGGAAGGAGGCGCCCTTTGTCATCCCGCAGGCGGTCTATGACCGCTTCCGGGAGTGTATCGCCGAGCGCGGTGCACAGGCAGAAGCAGCTTGGAACGAAGCCGTTGCTGCCTATGAAAAAGAAGATCCGCAGCGCGTCGCCGCGTACCGGGATGCATTGGCGGGGCGTTTGCCGGAAAATTGGGCATCGAAGCTGCCGGTCTACAAAGCGGGCGACAAGGCGCTTGCCACGCGCAAGAGCTCCGAGGCGGCAATTCAACAGGTTGCGGCAGCGCTTCCGCAATTCTGGGGCGGTTCGGCAGATCTTTCGTCTTCCAACAACACATTGATTCAGGGCGAGCTCGATTTTCTGCCCGGCTCCTACGAAGGACGGAATATCTGGTACGGCGTGCGTGAATTTGCCATGGCGGCGATTCAAAACGGCATTGTGCTGCACGGCGGTTCCAAGACCTATGCCGCGACGTTCTTTGTCTTTTCAGATTACCCACGCGCCGCCGTGCGCGTGGCGGCGCTCTCCAAGTTGCCGGTAATCTACGTATTCACGCATGATTCCGTGGCGGTCGGGGAGGACGGACCGACGCATGAGCCGATTGAACAGCTGGCGTCGTGGCGCGCCATGCCGAATGTCGATGTGCTGCGTCCGGCGGACGGCAATGAGGTGTCGCAGGCGTGGCGCTTGGCAGTCGAAAGCGAAGATCATCCGACGCTTCTGGTGTTGAGTCGCCAGAATCTGCCCGTGCTGGAATATTCCGCCGCGCTGGCAGAAGAAGGGGTCGCGCGTGGTGGGTACGTTGTCTCAGAGGCGGACGGAAGCGTGCCGCAGGAGGCAACGGGCTTACTATTGGCGACCGGCTCGGAAGTTTCGTTGGCGTTGGAAGTGCAGAAACTCTTGGCGGATCAGGGCATCTGCACCGCCGTTGTATCGTTGCCGAGTTTCTTCCGCTTCGATCAACAGGAGGAAGCCTACCGCGAGCGCGTTTTGCCACGTCGAATTCAAAACCGCATGAGCATTGAAATGGGCGCGACCTTCGGTTGGGCGAAGTATGTCGGAAGCGCGGGCATTCGCTGCGGCATTGACCGTTTCGGCGCATCCGGCAAGGGCGCGGAAGTGACGGCGAAGTTCGGTTTTACCGCCAAAGCGCTGGCGGCACGTTACCGGGAAGCCTTTGAAAAGTAA